A single Endozoicomonas sp. NE40 DNA region contains:
- a CDS encoding integrase domain-containing protein: protein MPQFLTHNDCNFGYGRGLSYAGHNALKVAMPGQFHTVATHSDRWKQFCLWAKCMGIREAHEINNHTLRHYAEYLRARLNGEGQSLSVATAQNRLSTCNVVLRALRGNGDISIKPAEALQANRHKVRTEAPELSRENLAQVQADLIMKGHDRVAAILGLCRELGLRSKEAALLDCQKALQQYKESGSIDIELGTKGGRGKRTATSPSRAERWVPVTDTALLALTQAARLQGTANNLIPAGKRLPDFLARVRESSGSVLKQYGLKHRHDLRAAYACEQYQRLTGKPAPVIADDFVVDKSRDLEARQKIAALLGHNRVEVVSAYIGSPKGKGADSSRTRKH from the coding sequence ATGCCTCAATTTCTGACTCATAATGATTGTAATTTTGGCTATGGTCGTGGTTTGTCCTATGCCGGACACAATGCTCTGAAGGTGGCTATGCCCGGTCAGTTTCATACGGTGGCAACCCACTCAGACCGTTGGAAGCAGTTTTGTCTCTGGGCAAAATGCATGGGGATTAGGGAAGCTCATGAAATCAACAATCACACACTCAGGCATTATGCCGAGTATCTGCGTGCCCGCCTGAATGGTGAAGGTCAGTCGTTATCTGTAGCAACGGCACAAAACCGATTATCGACGTGCAATGTGGTGTTGAGGGCATTGCGTGGGAACGGTGATATCAGCATTAAACCAGCGGAAGCATTACAGGCCAATCGACATAAGGTCAGAACGGAAGCACCGGAGCTGAGCCGTGAAAATCTGGCGCAGGTGCAAGCGGACTTGATCATGAAAGGCCATGATCGTGTAGCCGCCATATTGGGCTTATGTCGTGAGCTGGGGCTTCGTTCTAAAGAAGCGGCATTACTGGATTGCCAGAAAGCTCTTCAGCAATACAAGGAGAGTGGCAGCATTGATATTGAACTTGGCACCAAAGGAGGAAGGGGTAAGCGGACTGCAACCAGCCCATCCCGGGCTGAACGATGGGTTCCTGTCACGGATACTGCGCTGCTGGCTTTAACTCAGGCTGCCAGGCTTCAGGGAACAGCCAATAATTTGATTCCTGCCGGGAAACGGCTGCCGGATTTTCTGGCACGGGTAAGAGAAAGCAGTGGCTCAGTTCTCAAACAGTACGGACTGAAACACCGTCATGACCTGAGGGCGGCTTATGCATGCGAGCAATACCAGCGGCTGACGGGAAAACCTGCGCCAGTGATAGCGGATGATTTTGTCGTCGATAAAAGCAGGGATCTGGAGGCAAGACAGAAAATTGCTGCGCTACTTGGGCATAATCGGGTGGAAGTCGTGTCTGCGTATATAGGAAGCCCTAAAGGGAAGGGGGCTGACTCAAGCCGCACGAGAAAACACTGA
- a CDS encoding recombinase RecT, protein MNHSCVVNDGGSSANDLVARFAERYGFREDELLNTLAQTAFRQQNGSVPTREQLLSLLSVADSYGLNPFIRQIWALSDRKGGVLPVISVDGWVSIMNSYPQSDGMEFSYPDELITFDEDMKACHPWMECIIHRKDREHAIKVREYLDELYRPAVIKNGKKFPGPWQTCPKRMLRHKSQIQAIRIAYGLSGLFEPDEAERLLETQMGEPVPDLRESESKLAEAASHDVKEREKKEAVEPVSSELDVLDDALAEMAGELLPAKDIAGDEVPDPGDLEPQVVSFIDQIVDRAKGTGAFTAAQGFAQERFKEDGNALNYCLFRLDEAQAASAAPAA, encoded by the coding sequence ATGAATCACTCTTGTGTTGTTAATGATGGTGGCAGCAGTGCCAACGATCTGGTGGCTCGTTTTGCGGAGCGTTATGGGTTTCGTGAAGATGAGTTGCTGAATACGTTGGCACAAACTGCGTTTCGGCAGCAGAACGGCAGTGTTCCTACACGGGAGCAGTTGCTGTCTCTGTTATCGGTTGCGGATAGTTATGGGCTGAATCCTTTCATCCGTCAGATATGGGCGCTTTCCGACAGGAAAGGTGGTGTGTTGCCTGTGATATCTGTCGATGGTTGGGTATCAATCATGAATTCTTACCCTCAGAGCGATGGTATGGAATTCAGCTATCCGGACGAGCTGATTACCTTCGATGAAGATATGAAAGCCTGTCACCCGTGGATGGAGTGCATAATTCACAGAAAAGATCGGGAACATGCCATTAAGGTGCGAGAGTACCTTGATGAACTGTACCGACCAGCGGTGATAAAGAATGGCAAGAAATTTCCAGGCCCTTGGCAGACGTGCCCTAAGCGCATGCTCCGTCACAAAAGCCAGATTCAAGCTATTCGGATTGCTTATGGTCTCAGCGGATTATTTGAACCGGATGAAGCAGAACGGTTACTGGAAACCCAGATGGGTGAGCCAGTGCCTGATCTGCGGGAATCTGAATCAAAGCTGGCAGAAGCAGCCAGTCATGACGTGAAGGAGCGTGAGAAGAAGGAGGCAGTTGAGCCTGTATCGTCCGAACTGGATGTTTTGGATGATGCACTGGCTGAAATGGCAGGGGAGTTATTGCCAGCGAAGGATATTGCGGGTGATGAAGTACCTGATCCTGGTGATCTTGAACCACAGGTTGTGTCGTTCATTGACCAGATTGTGGATCGAGCCAAGGGAACAGGAGCATTTACCGCCGCTCAGGGGTTTGCCCAGGAACGGTTTAAGGAAGATGGTAATGCTCTGAATTACTGCCTGTTCCGTTTGGATGAAGCACAAGCAGCATCCGCAGCACCGGCGGCTTAA